The Candidatus Koribacter versatilis Ellin345 genome has a segment encoding these proteins:
- the proC gene encoding pyrroline-5-carboxylate reductase, with translation MTSKAKSTSKLSQQTVAILGLGKIGSILLQAMLREGLLSPKRVRATVNHADKTAKLTQEFGIQVGTDNAAAIKGADIILVALKPQQIGTVLTSLRDEIKPNQLLISVAASVPTAYMEERLAAKVPIIRAMPNTPSMLGAGMTGICKGAHATAAQLDLAQAMFNTVGRTAIVEEKHMDAVTGLSASGPAFIYIIIESLAEAGVKVGLPRDLATLLAAQTTMGAAQVVLETGQHPAQLKDAVTTPAGCTIDGILELEEGKLRVTLIKAVVKAAQRAKELVFS, from the coding sequence ATGACCAGCAAAGCGAAATCGACCTCGAAGCTCTCCCAACAGACCGTCGCGATCCTCGGACTCGGCAAGATCGGCAGCATCCTGCTGCAAGCCATGTTGCGCGAAGGACTGCTCTCGCCGAAGCGCGTGCGCGCGACGGTGAACCATGCAGATAAGACCGCCAAGCTCACGCAGGAGTTCGGCATTCAGGTTGGCACCGATAACGCCGCGGCAATCAAAGGCGCGGACATCATCCTCGTCGCACTAAAGCCGCAGCAGATTGGTACTGTTCTCACCAGTTTGCGTGACGAGATCAAGCCGAACCAGCTGCTGATCTCGGTAGCGGCATCGGTTCCGACGGCCTACATGGAAGAGCGGCTCGCGGCGAAGGTGCCGATCATTCGCGCCATGCCGAATACACCCTCAATGCTGGGTGCGGGCATGACGGGCATCTGCAAAGGTGCGCACGCTACTGCGGCTCAACTCGATCTGGCGCAGGCGATGTTCAATACGGTGGGCCGCACGGCTATCGTGGAAGAAAAACATATGGATGCCGTGACCGGGCTGTCGGCGAGCGGGCCAGCGTTTATCTACATCATCATCGAGTCCCTGGCGGAAGCAGGCGTGAAGGTCGGCTTACCGCGCGATCTGGCGACGCTTTTGGCAGCACAGACAACGATGGGCGCGGCGCAAGTTGTGCTGGAAACCGGGCAACATCCGGCGCAATTGAAGGACGCCGTAACGACGCCGGCAGGCTGCACAATTGATGGCATCCTCGAACTGGAAGAGGGCAAGTTGCGGGTGACGCTGATTAAAGCGGTGGTGAAGGCTGCGCAGCGCGCGAAGGAGTTGGTGTTCAGTTAA
- the thrB gene encoding homoserine kinase: MSALAERGEIEITVPASVANLGPGFDVLAVAVQLYLRLKVRAIEGRNELRFNFIGQQLKGDNYIERAFNFLARQHSGSFPSLEVDVHCDIPIRSGLGSSAAATVAGLRLYEAIMEPMQARDLLNAAVALEGHPDNVSAALLGGMTASCQLPDGSTSAVSMPWPASLCLIVATPEYNLSTSAARSVLPERVSRHDAVFNLQRMAHLLHALQSEDFSLLHEALSDRLHQPHRQKLIPGLDQALMLDHPDILGVCLSGAGPSIVCFATQSFSEIERMLANIYEGLGLPYQVRTLAVHRNDEAPVSEVPPNEPDPSVFA; the protein is encoded by the coding sequence ATGAGCGCGCTCGCCGAACGCGGAGAAATCGAGATTACGGTCCCGGCCTCGGTGGCAAACCTGGGGCCGGGATTCGACGTGCTTGCCGTGGCGGTGCAGCTTTATTTGCGGCTGAAAGTGCGGGCGATCGAGGGCAGAAACGAGCTTCGTTTCAATTTCATTGGGCAGCAACTCAAGGGCGACAACTATATCGAGCGCGCGTTCAATTTCCTCGCGCGGCAGCACAGCGGGTCGTTCCCTTCCCTTGAAGTGGATGTGCATTGCGACATTCCTATACGTTCGGGTCTGGGAAGCAGTGCCGCAGCCACGGTTGCGGGTTTGCGCTTGTACGAGGCAATCATGGAGCCGATGCAGGCGCGCGATCTGCTGAATGCCGCGGTGGCGCTGGAAGGACATCCCGATAATGTTTCTGCTGCGCTGCTCGGTGGCATGACTGCAAGTTGCCAGCTTCCCGATGGTTCGACTTCAGCGGTCTCGATGCCCTGGCCGGCATCGCTGTGCCTGATCGTTGCGACACCCGAATACAATCTCTCGACGTCGGCAGCGCGGAGCGTGCTGCCGGAGAGAGTTTCGCGACACGATGCGGTATTTAACCTCCAGCGAATGGCGCATCTGTTGCACGCGTTGCAAAGCGAAGACTTCTCTCTTCTTCACGAAGCGCTTTCTGATCGCCTGCATCAGCCACATCGGCAGAAACTCATTCCCGGACTCGACCAAGCGTTGATGCTTGATCATCCTGACATTCTTGGCGTGTGCCTGAGCGGCGCGGGACCGTCCATTGTGTGCTTCGCGACGCAGAGCTTTAGCGAGATCGAGCGAATGCTAGCCAATATCTACGAGGGGCTTGGACTTCCCTACCAGGTTCGTACGCTGGCTGTGCACCGCAATGACGAAGCTCCGGTCAGCGAGGTCCCTCCAAACGAACCGGATCCTTCGGTTTTCGCGTAA
- the thrC gene encoding threonine synthase, which translates to MHLRCNNRNCAHTLDLHERAVACPKCGDLLEVVMEAPKQDPAQVKRMWLERRMSNASADRSGVWRFRDLLPGPYSLEDLVTLSEGNTPLVHGLKTGKSTGLDQLFFKHLGWNPTGCFKDLGMTTGMTEAKHVGAKIVACASTGNTSASLAAYASRAGLEAHVYLPSGKISLNKLAQALEFGAKIVEVDGSFDAALDQLLNTKNDDIYFLNSVNPFRVEGQKTVIFEMMEQLDWRVPDVVICPGGNLGNSAAFSKGLEELKEFGFIDRLPKLVVVQAAGANPFAELWRTGADELTPTEHPETVATAIRIGNPRSWRKALHGVKMTGGFVMEVTDEEIGEAKALIGLDGIGCEPASATTLAGLRKLHAEGKLDRDATVVAILTGHALKDTDYILKAHAKANEARLAEVNG; encoded by the coding sequence ATGCATTTGCGATGCAACAACCGGAATTGTGCGCACACGCTGGATCTACACGAACGCGCGGTGGCGTGCCCGAAGTGTGGTGACCTGCTGGAAGTGGTGATGGAAGCGCCAAAGCAGGATCCGGCGCAGGTAAAGCGAATGTGGCTGGAGCGTCGAATGTCGAACGCCAGCGCCGACCGAAGCGGCGTGTGGCGTTTCCGAGACCTCCTGCCCGGCCCCTACTCGTTAGAAGATCTTGTAACCCTCTCCGAAGGAAATACGCCACTGGTACACGGCTTGAAGACCGGCAAATCCACCGGTCTCGACCAGCTGTTTTTCAAGCATCTCGGATGGAATCCTACTGGCTGCTTTAAAGACCTGGGTATGACCACGGGCATGACGGAAGCCAAACATGTCGGCGCGAAGATCGTCGCTTGTGCCTCGACGGGCAATACGTCGGCATCGCTGGCGGCGTATGCGTCGCGCGCGGGATTGGAAGCCCACGTCTATCTGCCGAGTGGAAAGATTTCGCTGAACAAGCTGGCTCAGGCGCTGGAGTTTGGCGCAAAGATCGTCGAAGTGGATGGCAGCTTCGACGCGGCACTCGATCAGCTTCTTAACACGAAAAACGACGACATCTACTTTCTGAATTCTGTGAATCCGTTCCGCGTTGAGGGGCAGAAGACGGTCATCTTCGAGATGATGGAGCAACTCGACTGGCGGGTACCGGACGTGGTGATTTGTCCCGGAGGGAATCTCGGTAACAGCGCGGCATTCAGCAAAGGGCTGGAGGAGCTGAAGGAGTTTGGATTTATCGATCGGTTGCCAAAGCTCGTAGTGGTGCAGGCGGCGGGTGCGAATCCATTTGCTGAGCTGTGGCGGACTGGCGCGGACGAACTGACTCCGACGGAACATCCGGAGACGGTGGCGACAGCGATTCGAATTGGCAATCCGCGGTCGTGGCGCAAGGCGCTGCATGGTGTGAAGATGACCGGCGGGTTCGTGATGGAAGTAACCGATGAAGAGATCGGCGAAGCAAAGGCGCTCATAGGCCTCGATGGCATTGGCTGCGAGCCGGCTTCGGCCACTACGCTCGCCGGGCTGCGCAAGCTGCATGCGGAAGGCAAGCTCGATCGCGATGCCACGGTGGTCGCGATCCTGACGGGCCACGCGCTGAAGGACACCGACTACATCCTGAAGGCCCATGCGAAGGCGAATGAAGCGCGACTGGCCGAGGTGAACGGATGA
- a CDS encoding homoserine dehydrogenase has product MASTLKVTRLPENASAKVCKVALVGFGTVGSSVARLLASRNGELPFQLTHVYNRDVARKKVDWVSSDVQWTDTFDDLIKSDAEVIVELVGGLDPAYQWVKSALLAGKAIVTANKQLIAHHGSELFALARERDLHLGFGACVAGGVPVIAALQDGLAGDRLHKVRGILNGTCNYILTRIEQSGASFADALVEAQKAGLAEADPTDDIEGYDARAKLVILSRVGLNADVRADEVQCRAISGVQQIDFDYAHQLGCTIRQISRAEKHGNKLYASVEPALVPQTEPLARVAGSQNLLVSTGEFGGETVFAGFGAGGNPTAVAVVSDLLHIARHKPREYDAADPARFAVSNDFETPHYVRFVIQDKPGIIAAIANVLSKNGINIDSVLQKPGCPKTELPFVMTLETCSAAKLDNALAEIAKLDFHKQAPFCMPILK; this is encoded by the coding sequence ATGGCTTCGACTTTGAAAGTGACACGCCTCCCAGAGAACGCTTCGGCGAAAGTTTGCAAGGTCGCACTGGTGGGCTTTGGCACCGTCGGCAGTTCGGTGGCGCGTCTGCTGGCCTCGCGTAATGGAGAGCTTCCCTTCCAGTTGACGCATGTGTACAACCGCGATGTCGCACGCAAGAAGGTGGATTGGGTCTCGAGCGATGTGCAGTGGACCGATACGTTCGATGATCTGATCAAATCGGACGCGGAAGTGATCGTCGAGCTGGTTGGTGGACTCGATCCTGCATACCAGTGGGTGAAAAGCGCACTGCTGGCGGGTAAGGCCATCGTGACGGCAAACAAGCAGCTGATTGCTCACCATGGCAGCGAGCTGTTCGCGCTGGCGCGGGAACGCGATCTGCACCTTGGTTTTGGCGCCTGCGTTGCGGGCGGAGTGCCGGTGATCGCCGCACTGCAAGATGGTCTGGCGGGCGATCGGCTGCACAAGGTGCGCGGGATATTGAATGGAACGTGCAATTACATCCTGACGCGGATTGAACAGAGCGGGGCATCGTTCGCCGATGCGTTGGTCGAGGCTCAGAAGGCGGGACTTGCCGAGGCTGATCCGACCGATGACATTGAAGGTTACGATGCGCGCGCGAAGCTGGTCATCCTCTCGCGCGTAGGCTTGAACGCCGACGTGCGTGCGGATGAAGTGCAGTGTCGCGCGATCTCCGGCGTGCAGCAAATTGACTTCGACTACGCGCACCAGCTTGGCTGCACGATTCGGCAGATTTCGCGCGCCGAGAAGCACGGCAATAAGCTGTATGCGTCCGTCGAACCGGCTTTGGTGCCGCAAACCGAACCTCTGGCGCGTGTGGCAGGAAGCCAGAATTTGCTGGTGAGCACCGGCGAATTTGGCGGCGAAACCGTGTTTGCGGGCTTCGGGGCGGGCGGCAATCCGACGGCGGTCGCGGTGGTTTCCGATCTGTTGCACATCGCACGCCACAAGCCGCGCGAATATGACGCTGCCGATCCGGCGCGTTTCGCGGTGAGCAACGACTTCGAGACGCCGCACTATGTGCGCTTCGTCATTCAGGACAAACCGGGAATCATCGCGGCGATCGCGAACGTGCTTTCGAAGAACGGGATTAACATTGACTCCGTGTTGCAGAAGCCGGGTTGTCCGAAAACAGAGCTGCCGTTCGTGATGACGCTGGAAACATGCAGCGCGGCGAAGCTCGACAATGCGCTCGCCGAAATTGCGAAACTCGACTTCCACAAGCAGGCGCCGTTCTGCATGCCGATTTTGAAATAG
- the lysC gene encoding lysine-sensitive aspartokinase 3: MIVMKFGGTSVEDAAAISRVAGIVRDRAKQKPAVVVSALGGFTDSLVAMGKAAAKGDLAAALKLWKAGRQRHLAVLAGVKGAGAAEEQVQELFGNLQDVLKGIAALGELSPRTQDNVLSFGEMLSSVMVVALFKAAGVDAIHIDARQCIVTDNCHTKAVPLLDQTNSRLRSALKEHLAKNRVPVLGGFVGATEDGTQTTLGRGGSDFSAAIVGAALGAKKIEIWTDVEGMLTTDPRICKDARRIEVIGFEEASELAYFGAKVLHPATLIPAVESNIPVYVLNSRNPKSTGTCIQQHAPHSATTFRAIALKKGTKILNIRAPRLLINHGFLRSLFEVFEKHSLSPDLVNTSEVSVSVALDGTRDVKALVSDLKRLGQVDVENGKAIVCLVGDNIRGRVGICADVFAVVAKHGVNIHMVSQGASEINISFVAEENEAVRAVKALHAHFFEEEKLTFAAKGDEVYAGCSGVA; this comes from the coding sequence ATGATTGTCATGAAGTTCGGTGGTACCTCGGTGGAAGACGCGGCGGCGATCTCGCGGGTGGCAGGGATCGTCCGTGACCGCGCCAAACAAAAGCCGGCGGTCGTGGTCAGTGCGCTGGGCGGGTTTACGGACTCGCTGGTGGCGATGGGCAAAGCCGCGGCGAAGGGTGACCTCGCGGCGGCGCTGAAGCTATGGAAGGCTGGACGGCAAAGGCACCTGGCGGTGCTGGCGGGCGTCAAGGGCGCAGGGGCGGCCGAAGAGCAGGTGCAGGAACTATTTGGCAACCTGCAGGACGTGCTCAAGGGCATTGCGGCGCTCGGTGAGCTTTCGCCCCGCACCCAGGACAACGTCTTGTCGTTCGGCGAGATGTTGTCGAGCGTGATGGTGGTAGCGCTGTTCAAAGCCGCTGGGGTGGATGCGATACATATTGATGCCCGTCAATGTATCGTGACCGACAACTGTCATACCAAGGCCGTTCCGCTTCTCGATCAGACCAATTCCCGCCTCCGCAGCGCTCTCAAAGAACATCTCGCAAAGAACCGGGTACCAGTATTGGGCGGCTTCGTCGGCGCGACCGAGGACGGCACGCAGACGACGTTGGGGCGCGGAGGTTCAGACTTTTCGGCAGCGATCGTGGGCGCGGCGTTGGGCGCGAAGAAGATTGAGATCTGGACCGATGTCGAAGGCATGCTGACGACCGATCCGCGGATTTGCAAAGATGCGAGGCGGATTGAAGTGATTGGCTTCGAAGAAGCTTCGGAGTTGGCTTACTTCGGGGCGAAGGTGCTGCATCCGGCGACGCTGATTCCGGCGGTCGAGTCGAATATTCCGGTGTACGTACTGAATTCGCGCAATCCGAAGAGCACGGGCACCTGCATCCAGCAACACGCACCGCATAGTGCGACGACCTTCCGCGCCATCGCGCTGAAGAAGGGCACGAAGATTTTGAATATCCGCGCGCCACGGCTGCTGATCAATCATGGCTTCCTGCGGTCGCTGTTCGAAGTGTTTGAGAAGCATTCGCTCTCGCCGGACCTGGTAAATACCTCCGAAGTGAGCGTTTCGGTGGCGCTGGATGGAACGCGCGATGTGAAGGCATTGGTGAGCGATCTGAAGCGGCTGGGGCAAGTGGATGTGGAGAACGGAAAGGCCATCGTTTGCCTGGTGGGCGATAACATCCGCGGGCGGGTGGGTATTTGCGCCGATGTCTTCGCCGTGGTGGCCAAGCATGGCGTCAACATTCACATGGTTTCGCAGGGTGCGTCGGAGATCAACATCAGCTTCGTGGCGGAAGAAAACGAGGCGGTGCGAGCGGTGAAGGCGCTGCACGCCCACTTCTTCGAGGAAGAGAAATTAACGTTCGCAGCCAAGGGCGACGAAGTTTACGCCGGCTGTTCGGGGGTAGCATAA
- a CDS encoding L-lactate dehydrogenase, with protein MANSVASHTPLRIAVVGLGNVGASFAFALLQRRLAAEIVLIDANHKKAEGEAMDLNHAVPFGAATRIWAGEYADCRGAAVTVITAGAAQRPGETRLQLLDRNLAIFQQIVPEVVKHNPDGLLLIATNPVDIISYASYKISGLPAHRVLGSGTILDTARFRYLLGQHFSVDARSVHGLILGEHGDTEVPIWSLANIAGIRLREYCRLHSLPYDEHVFDTIFTDTRDAAYKIIERKGATYYAVAVGLMQIVESIVRDQKTVLTTSTLVEGAYGINDVYLSLPTIVGAKGVVQVLTPDLSEEELAKLQHSAEVLKGMIEGHLPR; from the coding sequence ATGGCTAACTCGGTTGCTTCCCACACACCGCTTCGCATCGCTGTGGTCGGACTCGGAAATGTCGGCGCGAGCTTTGCGTTCGCACTGCTGCAACGGCGGTTGGCCGCGGAGATCGTGCTGATTGATGCGAACCACAAGAAGGCGGAAGGCGAAGCGATGGACTTAAACCACGCTGTCCCCTTTGGAGCGGCGACGCGAATATGGGCTGGCGAATACGCGGATTGTCGTGGTGCTGCAGTGACGGTGATTACCGCGGGAGCGGCGCAGCGGCCCGGGGAGACGCGGCTGCAACTGCTGGATCGCAATCTGGCGATCTTTCAGCAGATTGTGCCGGAGGTTGTGAAGCACAATCCTGATGGGCTGCTGCTGATCGCGACGAACCCGGTGGACATCATCAGCTATGCAAGCTACAAGATTTCGGGGTTGCCGGCGCACCGTGTATTGGGTTCGGGAACAATTCTCGATACGGCGCGATTCCGCTACTTATTGGGCCAGCATTTTTCCGTGGACGCGCGCAGTGTGCACGGATTGATTCTCGGCGAGCATGGCGATACCGAGGTGCCGATCTGGTCCCTGGCAAACATCGCTGGGATTCGACTGCGCGAGTATTGCCGACTGCACTCTCTTCCGTACGATGAGCACGTGTTTGACACGATCTTTACCGACACACGCGATGCGGCGTACAAGATCATCGAGCGTAAGGGTGCGACGTACTATGCCGTCGCGGTGGGGCTGATGCAGATTGTGGAGTCGATTGTGCGCGACCAGAAGACGGTGCTCACGACCTCGACACTAGTCGAAGGCGCGTATGGGATCAATGATGTGTATCTGAGCCTGCCGACGATCGTTGGAGCGAAGGGAGTGGTACAGGTGCTCACGCCGGATTTGAGCGAGGAGGAACTGGCCAAGCTCCAGCATTCGGCGGAGGTTTTGAAGGGGATGATTGAGGGGCATCTCCCTCGGTAA
- a CDS encoding chitobiase/beta-hexosaminidase C-terminal domain-containing protein: MLSRAKLSIRHSALPFIAVLLLTCSVLAQVPVTTYHNDTARTGQNTSETTLTTSNVNSGQFGKLFSLPVDGYVYAQPLYVPNLTVGGTPHNVLFVVTEHDSAYAFDADTSGAALWHVSFINPASGITTVDSNNDAGCGDLVPEIGITSTPVIDLATNTMYLTAKTKENGIFHLRLHALDITSGAEKFGGPVDIQGTYTVGQTTITYSPLLEAQRAGLLLQNNKVYIATASHCDNGPYHGWVFEYSVGTSPMTQHSRWVADPTGSDGGIWMAGDGPAGDASGNVYVATGNGSWDGTNNYGDSIVRLSTTSGLALSDYFTPYDQTSLNSADADLGSGGVLLLPSTAGSTAHPNLLLESGKEGTIYLLDVTGGSGHSMGHFHSGNDSQIVQSVQGQIQGTWSTPAYWNGSVYFGGSGQGPSDTVKAFSVGNGLLSSTPTSHSSTVYHFPGPTVSISSNGNSNGIAWALQNEGYLSNTAAILHAYDATNLGTELYNSNQNAARDGLGLPVKFSVPTVANGKVYVGTQAAVSVFGIVSALPQAAAPGISPYGGTFTSPVTLSLSTTVPGGVIYFTTNGTTPTLSSTKYAGKPMTFYSTVVIKAIVSAPGYNASPVSFATFTIVQPSSTINESTGFNSSGLTLNGSAALVGTRLRLTDGGTNEASSAFATAPINVQAFITDFNFQLTSASADGFTFVFQGSGANAIGASGGGLGYGPDPCCGATSPKIAKSVAIKFDLYDNAGEGPNSIGMFVSGTTPTTPAIDLTPSGLDLHSGDLLNAHFIYDGTRLTLILTDLQSGKSYGTAWRINIPAYVGGNTGWVGFTAGTGGLSAVQEILNWTYASSNLRVSPKPTVSPAGGKYFSSVQVTMTGYAGAAVYYTTDGSNPTTSSTPYTSPITITNTTTFNVMDVQSGYGPSFPSTYTYTVETPTINYGPGFSATGLQQNGSSGLNGTKLRLTNGGANQAGSAFVTTLQPDTGFTTEFTFQQTSASADGFAFVLQNNAATAIGSNGGALGYQGINHSIALKFDLYSNSGEGTNSVGLYANGAAPTTPAVDLTPSGISLHSGDTMFARITYSSNTLTLNLTDKVTSKTFTYSWTINVASTIGSTTAYAGFTGGTGGQTAIQDIISWQFGQ, translated from the coding sequence GTGCTTTCAAGAGCCAAGCTGTCGATTCGTCACTCTGCCCTGCCGTTCATCGCTGTGCTTCTATTGACGTGCTCAGTGTTGGCGCAAGTGCCGGTGACCACCTATCACAACGACACTGCTCGAACCGGCCAGAACACCAGCGAAACGACGCTGACGACTTCGAACGTAAATTCCGGGCAATTTGGCAAGTTGTTCTCCCTCCCGGTGGATGGCTACGTGTATGCGCAGCCGTTGTACGTGCCGAATTTAACGGTCGGAGGTACCCCGCACAACGTATTGTTCGTGGTGACTGAACATGACAGTGCGTATGCCTTTGACGCCGATACTTCCGGGGCTGCTCTTTGGCACGTAAGCTTCATCAACCCGGCGAGCGGCATTACGACAGTGGACAGCAATAATGACGCAGGATGTGGAGATCTTGTTCCCGAGATCGGTATCACGAGTACACCGGTCATCGATCTTGCGACAAACACTATGTACCTGACCGCGAAGACGAAGGAGAATGGCATCTTCCACCTGCGTTTGCATGCACTGGACATCACGAGCGGCGCGGAGAAATTCGGCGGACCCGTGGATATCCAGGGCACCTACACCGTCGGGCAGACGACAATCACGTACTCTCCTCTGCTCGAAGCGCAACGTGCCGGTCTGCTACTGCAAAACAACAAGGTGTATATCGCAACGGCATCGCACTGCGATAACGGCCCGTACCATGGCTGGGTGTTTGAATACAGTGTGGGCACTTCGCCGATGACGCAGCACTCGCGCTGGGTAGCGGATCCCACCGGAAGTGACGGCGGCATTTGGATGGCGGGTGATGGGCCGGCGGGTGACGCCAGCGGCAACGTGTATGTCGCGACCGGCAATGGAAGCTGGGACGGCACCAACAACTACGGCGACAGCATCGTCCGACTGAGCACGACGAGCGGGCTTGCTCTGAGTGATTACTTTACCCCGTATGACCAGACGAGCTTGAACTCTGCTGACGCGGATCTCGGGTCGGGCGGCGTACTCCTTCTGCCCTCAACGGCGGGCTCGACGGCGCATCCGAATCTGCTGCTTGAATCCGGAAAAGAAGGCACGATTTACCTGCTCGATGTGACCGGCGGGTCGGGCCACAGCATGGGACACTTCCACAGCGGCAACGATTCGCAGATTGTGCAGAGTGTTCAAGGACAGATCCAGGGGACATGGTCTACGCCGGCATATTGGAACGGTAGCGTGTATTTCGGCGGCAGCGGCCAAGGGCCGAGCGATACAGTGAAGGCGTTCAGCGTGGGCAACGGATTGCTTTCTTCCACACCGACGTCGCACTCGAGCACGGTGTACCACTTCCCCGGACCGACGGTGAGTATTTCCTCGAATGGAAATAGCAACGGCATCGCATGGGCGTTGCAGAACGAAGGATATTTAAGCAATACCGCGGCGATCCTGCACGCTTACGACGCGACTAACCTGGGAACCGAGCTCTACAACTCGAACCAGAATGCCGCTCGCGATGGGCTGGGACTGCCGGTGAAATTCTCCGTGCCAACGGTGGCGAACGGTAAGGTTTATGTTGGCACCCAGGCTGCGGTCAGCGTCTTCGGAATTGTGAGCGCGTTGCCTCAGGCGGCGGCACCGGGCATATCGCCGTATGGCGGCACGTTCACATCGCCGGTAACGCTGTCGCTCTCGACGACGGTTCCGGGAGGCGTGATCTACTTCACGACCAACGGCACCACGCCAACCTTGTCATCGACGAAATACGCAGGGAAACCGATGACGTTCTACAGCACAGTTGTGATTAAAGCGATCGTCTCCGCGCCGGGATATAACGCAAGTCCGGTTAGTTTTGCGACATTTACGATCGTGCAGCCTTCGAGCACGATCAACGAAAGCACCGGCTTCAATTCCAGCGGACTCACCCTCAACGGAAGTGCGGCGCTGGTCGGCACGCGATTGCGGCTGACGGACGGTGGAACGAACGAGGCATCTTCAGCATTCGCAACGGCGCCTATCAATGTTCAGGCGTTTATCACAGACTTCAATTTCCAACTGACGAGCGCAAGTGCAGACGGATTCACATTCGTATTCCAAGGATCAGGAGCTAATGCCATAGGCGCTTCCGGTGGAGGCCTTGGTTATGGCCCGGACCCGTGTTGTGGAGCGACTTCGCCAAAGATCGCCAAGAGTGTCGCGATCAAATTCGACCTCTACGACAACGCAGGGGAAGGTCCGAACTCGATTGGCATGTTCGTGAGCGGCACCACGCCTACAACTCCGGCGATTGATCTCACGCCCAGCGGACTTGATCTCCACAGCGGCGATTTGTTGAACGCACACTTCATCTACGACGGTACGCGGTTGACGCTCATCCTGACTGACTTACAGAGTGGTAAGTCGTATGGAACTGCATGGCGCATCAACATTCCTGCGTATGTTGGCGGGAATACAGGTTGGGTTGGATTCACGGCAGGAACTGGGGGGCTCTCCGCAGTCCAGGAGATTCTTAACTGGACCTATGCCAGTTCGAACCTGAGAGTCTCTCCGAAGCCGACAGTCTCTCCTGCAGGCGGAAAGTACTTCAGCTCCGTGCAAGTGACGATGACGGGTTACGCTGGCGCTGCGGTGTACTACACCACCGATGGCAGCAACCCGACAACGAGTTCAACCCCTTATACCAGCCCGATCACGATCACGAACACGACGACGTTTAATGTGATGGACGTGCAGAGTGGATACGGGCCGAGTTTCCCGTCCACCTACACGTATACCGTGGAAACGCCGACAATCAACTATGGACCCGGCTTTAGCGCGACAGGGCTGCAGCAAAATGGCAGTTCTGGTCTGAACGGCACGAAATTGCGCTTAACCAACGGAGGAGCGAATCAAGCCGGGAGTGCCTTCGTTACAACGCTCCAGCCCGACACGGGATTCACCACGGAATTCACGTTTCAACAAACTAGTGCGAGCGCAGATGGTTTTGCCTTCGTGCTGCAGAACAACGCAGCGACGGCGATCGGCAGCAATGGCGGTGCCTTGGGATATCAGGGGATCAATCACAGCATTGCCCTAAAGTTCGACCTCTACAGCAACTCGGGCGAGGGGACGAACTCGGTCGGTCTTTATGCGAATGGCGCTGCGCCGACCACGCCCGCGGTGGACCTGACCCCAAGCGGAATCAGCCTACACAGCGGCGACACGATGTTTGCGCGAATTACGTATTCCAGCAACACACTCACGCTGAATTTGACGGACAAGGTGACGAGCAAGACGTTTACGTACAGTTGGACGATCAACGTCGCGAGCACCATCGGTTCGACGACGGCGTATGCGGGGTTCACCGGTGGAACCGGCGGGCAGACCGCGATCCAGGACATCATCAGCTGGCAGTTCGGACAGTAG